The following are from one region of the Dreissena polymorpha isolate Duluth1 chromosome 2, UMN_Dpol_1.0, whole genome shotgun sequence genome:
- the LOC127868097 gene encoding putative nuclease HARBI1 isoform X1, giving the protein MAEFVALFDVNEQNRRRQRVFRERVNILDELRDEEIIARYRLSREAITYLNETLRVDLEPKTKRSNSLSSLTQVLIGLRFLSKGDFFSEVADIHGVSKPTAARCFHVFIDSLNRRLHNIRFPTENGAMALSKQDFYRRCRIPNVLGAVDGTLVPILGPSENEEAYICRKGFHAINVQAVCDSRMNFIDVVAKWPGSQHDASIFNTCGLKEHLERTHAGILLGDSGYGLRRYLLTPKQNPMTESERRYNNYHARGRVVIERAFGVLKSRFRCLHKSGGVLPFNPTKSSHVVVACMKLHNLCITFNVKEPQDAVHVNELANEDVLNEHDDNAHSFRQAIINMF; this is encoded by the exons ATGGCGGAATTTGTTGCGTTGTTTGATGTAAACGAGCAAAACAGACGCAGACAAAGGGTTTTCCGTGAACGTGTGAATATTTTGGATGAATTAAGAGACGAAGAAATCATCGCACGATACAGACTGAGCAGAGAAGCGATTACGTACCTGAATGAAACATTGAGGGTAGATTTAGAACCGAAGACAAAAAGATCAAACTCACTCTCATCTCTTACTCAG gTTCTAATCGGGCTTCGGTTCTTGAGCAAGGGTGATTTTTTTTCTGAGGTTGCAGATATTCATGGTGTCAGTAAGCCTACAGCAGCTCGATGCTTCCATGTTTTCATTGATAGCCTGAATCGTCGTCTACATAATATCAG ATTCCCAACTGAAAATGGCGCTATGGCACTCTCAAAACAAGACTTCTACAGGCGGTGTAGGATTCCAAACGTTCTCGGTGCTGTTGATGGGACTTTGGTTCCAATTCTAGGCCCTTCCGAAAATGAAGAGGCATATATTTGTAGAAAGGGGTTTCACGCCATCAATGTGCAAGCTGTTTGTGATTCTCGAATGAA TTTCATAGATGTAGTTGCAAAGTGGCCAGGTTCGCAGCATGATGCTTCCATTTTCAACACCTGTGGTCTAAAG GAACACCTGGAAAGAACACATGCAGGAATTTTGCTTGGGGATAGCGGATATGGCCTGAGAAGATATCTTCTCACACCTAAACAAAATCCCATGACAGAGTCTGAAAGGCGTTACAATAATTACCATGCCAGGGGAAGAGTGGTTATTGAAAGAGCGTTTGGTGTGCTGAAATCTAGATTTCG ATGCCTACACAAATCTGGTGGTGTACTTCCATTCAACCCTACAAAAAGTTCTCATGTTGTTGTGGCCTGTATGAAGCTGCATAATCTGTGCATAACGTTCAACGTGAAGGAACCACAAGATGCAGTCCATGTGAATGAGCTGGCAAATGAGGATGTCTTAAATGAGCATGATGACAATGCGCATTCATTTAGACAGgcaatcattaacatgttttga
- the LOC127868097 gene encoding putative nuclease HARBI1 isoform X2 has product MLSIIKRSGKNVHYLAPSNKNALYVLHLIQVLIGLRFLSKGDFFSEVADIHGVSKPTAARCFHVFIDSLNRRLHNIRFPTENGAMALSKQDFYRRCRIPNVLGAVDGTLVPILGPSENEEAYICRKGFHAINVQAVCDSRMNFIDVVAKWPGSQHDASIFNTCGLKEHLERTHAGILLGDSGYGLRRYLLTPKQNPMTESERRYNNYHARGRVVIERAFGVLKSRFRCLHKSGGVLPFNPTKSSHVVVACMKLHNLCITFNVKEPQDAVHVNELANEDVLNEHDDNAHSFRQAIINMF; this is encoded by the exons ATGTTAAGTATCATCAAACGATCCGGCAAAAATGTTCATTATCTAGCGCCAAGTAACAAAAATGCTCTTTATGTGTTGCATCTCATACAG gTTCTAATCGGGCTTCGGTTCTTGAGCAAGGGTGATTTTTTTTCTGAGGTTGCAGATATTCATGGTGTCAGTAAGCCTACAGCAGCTCGATGCTTCCATGTTTTCATTGATAGCCTGAATCGTCGTCTACATAATATCAG ATTCCCAACTGAAAATGGCGCTATGGCACTCTCAAAACAAGACTTCTACAGGCGGTGTAGGATTCCAAACGTTCTCGGTGCTGTTGATGGGACTTTGGTTCCAATTCTAGGCCCTTCCGAAAATGAAGAGGCATATATTTGTAGAAAGGGGTTTCACGCCATCAATGTGCAAGCTGTTTGTGATTCTCGAATGAA TTTCATAGATGTAGTTGCAAAGTGGCCAGGTTCGCAGCATGATGCTTCCATTTTCAACACCTGTGGTCTAAAG GAACACCTGGAAAGAACACATGCAGGAATTTTGCTTGGGGATAGCGGATATGGCCTGAGAAGATATCTTCTCACACCTAAACAAAATCCCATGACAGAGTCTGAAAGGCGTTACAATAATTACCATGCCAGGGGAAGAGTGGTTATTGAAAGAGCGTTTGGTGTGCTGAAATCTAGATTTCG ATGCCTACACAAATCTGGTGGTGTACTTCCATTCAACCCTACAAAAAGTTCTCATGTTGTTGTGGCCTGTATGAAGCTGCATAATCTGTGCATAACGTTCAACGTGAAGGAACCACAAGATGCAGTCCATGTGAATGAGCTGGCAAATGAGGATGTCTTAAATGAGCATGATGACAATGCGCATTCATTTAGACAGgcaatcattaacatgttttga